The proteins below come from a single Triticum aestivum cultivar Chinese Spring chromosome 5D, IWGSC CS RefSeq v2.1, whole genome shotgun sequence genomic window:
- the LOC123124404 gene encoding zinc finger protein 1-like, whose amino-acid sequence MAVEAVLEAATMRPSPPSKEMEASTSTSEEASALLGQAEGWSKRKRSRRPRALDPSEEYLALCLLMLAHGHRDSATAAAPEQQHGCSVCGKVFASYQALGGHKASHRKPTAAPAGAADQKPQAAVAAASLSGSGEAAAGAGGGKVHECNVCRKTFPTGQALGGHKRCHYDGTIGSAAAGPTHKLAAKAAAASATAASRGFDLNLPALPDIPERRAVTEDGEEVLSPVSFKKPRLMLTA is encoded by the coding sequence ATGGCTGTGGAGGCGGTTCTTGAAGCGGCAACGATGAGACCGTCGCCGCCGAGCAAGGAGATGGAGGCGTCTACTAGTACCAGCGAGGAGGCGTCGGCGTTGTTGGGGCAGGCGGAGGGGTGGTCGAAGCGGAAGCGCTCGAGGCGGCCGCGCGCGCTCGACCCCAGCGAGGAGTACCTCGCGCTCTGCCTCCTCATGCTGGCGCACGGCCACCGCGACAGCGCCACTGCTGCAGCGCCGGAGCAGCAGCACGGGTGCTCCGTCTGCGGCAAGGTGTTCGCGTCCTACCAGGCGCTCGGCGGCCACAAGGCCAGCCATCGGAAGCCGACAGCGGCGCCGGCTGGCGCAGCGGACCAGAAACcgcaggcggcggtggcggcagcttCCTTGTCGGGGTCCGGCGAGGCCGCGGCCGGCGCCGGAGGCGGCAAGGTGCACGAGTGCAACGTGTGCAGGAAGACGTTCCCGACTGGGCAGGCGCTGGGCGGCCACAAGCGGTGCCACTACGACGGCACCATCGGCAGCGCCGCCGCGGGGCCCACGCACAAGctggctgccaaggcggccgcgGCCAGCGCGACGGCGGCGAGCCGGGGCTTCGACCTGAACCTGCCGGCGCTGCCGGACATCCCGGAGCGGCGCGCGGTCACGGAAGATGGGGAGGAGGTTCTCAGCCCCGTTTCCTTCAAGAAGCCGAGGCTCATGCTCACGGCGTAA